The DNA window CCAATCGAATCATGCTACCTACCCCCTTCATCGGTATACTGCAAATATTTCTGTGAAAGCTGAAGATCTCCCCTCATAATCAAACATAATGCTATAATGTATTTTCTATTATTCCCAATAGTCTTGTTATGCACCCCAATCTGCTTTCTAAGCTCATTTCTAGGTATATTCTTATTTTTCTTTAGTTTTTCGAATAAGCGCTCATCCTCCACCAAAATTTTCGCTATCCTAATGCATAGCCTTCGTGAATCCTTATGCTTGGGAATATTTTGTGTCAAATCCATAAGCGTTATATCAAACTCTCTTAGTTTATTAACGAAGTCTGTAATTGATTCTCTGGACTCTATATCCTCCATACTAAAATTTGAGGAATTTAAATATGGCTCTTCATTAAAATCATAGTTTTCTTCAAAGTATGAAAAGGGGAATTCCCTTTGCCTACTGTTCTTTCTTGAAAAGTCAATAAGTCGACGTTTTATAACCTGCTCAGAAAACAAAAAGAAATTATAGTTTTTGCTAAAATTGTAACTGTCAATCGACTCATTAAATGCTGACATTGCAATACTATATTCATCACTGTTCTGTACATCAATAAACTTCCCCATTGTTTTTGAGGTTACTTTCAATATAAACGGTATATAACTTGAAATAAATTCGTTTCTTAAAACTCTGTTGCCACCTTTTATATTTTGTAAGGTTAGTATAAATGTATCATCAGTCCGATCTTTAATGTTTTTCTTAGCAGGCATAAATATATTCCGGACATTCAAACAAATCAAGCTCCCTTCGAGGATATTAATTCGATAACTGCTCATTATTTTAGTGCACATCTTTTTATATTATAAACTTATATCTAAAAATATGGAATAAAAAAACAAGAACAAAGTGGAAAATCCACTTTGTTCTTGTTTATAAATATTTATTTTTAATACCAGCTCCATGGATTTGACCTGTCAACCCTGGAATCTCCTGTCCAGGTCCACTGGTCGTCACTTAAATGTCCGTTTAAGTACCAACCTGCAAGTGACGCAATCTCATCAGAATACTCATTAATCCAAGATTCGCTTGCACCTTCAACCCAACCTGTATTAAATGCGAGAACACTGCGTCTCAAGACATCCTTTCCGCTATATCCCTTTGCCTTTGCATCCTTTGAAAAATGAACCAATTTCCTAATGCCCATATGTATCGATATCCCTACATCATAGAAATTACTTTCATTCAAATCGAATTGAGTCATTTCAGGAACATCATACTCTGTCATAAAGTCTTTATAGTTGTTCTTAAATGCAGTTTCAGCTGTTTGGAAAGGTCCATAAGCATGTGCCGAGTTTTCTCCCCAACCCGCTATCGCTGTTTCCAGCTCTGCATTGAGTGTTGATTCTCTTGTAGCCCATCCAAAACAAAACGCATACACATCATCTTTTGAAGTAAAACCAAATTGCTGTGCCAACAAATCGTAGTGCTCGTCAACGTGCTGCTTAATCAAAGCTTTCACCTGACTCGCGCTCAATTCGGAAGCCTTTTGTATCATTACCTGTTTGGAAGTCCCTTCCGAAAAGTACCTGTCATTAAATGACCCGTTGCTTTGAGTCGGTTGAGGTGTTTGTGTAGGTATTTTGGTAGGTGTTTGTGTAGGTATTTTGGTAGGTGTTTGTGTAGGTGTACTTGTAGGTGTTTTTGTAGGTGTTGGAGTTTGAGTTCCTCCATTTGGGAAAACAGTAATAATTCCAAGAAGATACTGTCTCATATACCCAAAATCAATAGAATTTGCATTACTGTCGCCATTAACGTCTGCCGCACTGTAGTTAGGTATTGAACCTGAAAGCAAATACACTCTCATTAGACCAAAGTCAATTGAGTTAAAATACCCGTCACCATTAATATCCCCCGTAACAGCTGCCATACAAGGTGTAGTTGAAAGCAACGAGCACACTAACATTGCAATAATAATTGCCAAAGACCGTTTTTTTGCCATTTACATATACCTCCATCTTTATATTTTAAATAATAAAGTATAAACTTAAAGAATTAAAAACACCATTATGCTAATATAAAATATCAAGATGGTTGGTACATAGAAAATAAGCGTTTTTTACATAAGCGCTGAGAAGAAGTGTATCTTATCTTTATTATATATATTTATTGAAAATTTTTCTACTAATTTCTCAAATAAATAACCCCTTTCTTCACATAACTTCCTTAGAAGAAAGAGGTCTCAATAAGAGAAAAAGAAGTATGAGCTAAAAACTTATCTTAAGGGTAGTAATAGTTTTATAACTCAAGCTTCATTATATCGAAACCCTAAATCCTTTTACATAATCAAAATTTTCGATTCATCACTATTTCTTTTGAAAAAAATTGTAAAATTAATTCTTCTCTACATATTGCCCGGGAGATATCCCCTCATATTTTTTAAATATTCGTATAAAAGTATTAATGCTGTTACATCCAACCATTTTTGCGACAACACCTATCTTCGTCTTGCCATTTTTCAGATACTCTTTGGCCTTTTTAACCCTGTAGAAATTCAAATAGTCTTTAAAGTTTTCTCCGGTGTAATGTTTAAACATTGTGCTCAAATAGCATGGAGACATATTAAAATACTCTGATATATCATTGAGAGATATATCGTTGTTATAGTTTCCCTTTATATAGTTAATCATTTTTTCAGCCATATCACTGTCCAGTTTCTCGTCTTTTTCTTCCATCGCATAGTCCATTGCCAGCTCAAAACTCATAATATTGCCTTCACTCCATGCCGCATCAAAGGCTTCCTTGTTCATTTTGCCCTGTATCTTCCAATGGCGGGTATGGAACTGGGCAAAATCATTTTTTGAAATAAGTTTGCCTGTAACCTCAAATAATCTGTCAGCAGCGCCTATAAGTCTTGCTGCCATTATTAACTCTTCCTGCGCAAATGCTATCTCTGCAAGGCCTTCAAATACCAACAAGGCATAAATCAGGGTAATTTGTCTGCTACCGCGGAATACTCTTAAGCCCTTAAAATAAAGTTCCTTTGCCGATGAATAGCACTGTTTTTGCATCTCAAGTTCTGCCATGTTGCGATATAACCACATCATTTCACCATTATCCTTAGACTCTTCCAATACTTCCAGACTCTCTTGGAATAACTGGCCTGCCTTATCAAAATCCCCTTCATACCTGGCGATCTCCCCAAGGTCTTTAAGAGTACGTGCAATAAGTGACTTATATCCCATCTCACGTACCAATTTAAGGCATCTCTCATAGTAATCCCTTGCAAAGCTATAGTTCTGTTGTGACCTGGACATCTCTGCAATATTTATCAGAGCATTTGAAATACCTTCCTTATCGTCGAGTTCCTCGCAGATTTTAAGATGTTCATTGAACATTTTCATTGCCTGTCCAAAGTTTCCCTTTCCTCTGGCGACCATTCCCGCCCTTACCAGAGATCTTGAAATTCCGCTTTTATCCTTTAACTCTCTGCATATCTCAAGGCTTTCAACAGAGCATAGTTCTGCTTTTTCATATTCCCCCTGGTAGTAATAAACCAAAGCCAAATATTGAAGAACATAGGCTATGCCGGGCTTATTATCGATAACCCGATAAATCGAAAGACTCTTTTGAAGCAACACTGACACTTTAGCCAAACTTCCCTGTATACTTATTGCTAAAGCCTTCATGTACAGTGTTTCAGCTTCCCCCTCCCTGACACCGGATTTTTCAAAAAGTTCTAAACCATCATTTAAAATAGCAATAGCCTGCTCATGATCACCCTTTAAATTAGTCAATCGTCCCAGCCATAAAAATAGCCTCACATTTTCCAGTTTAGGGAGTGCTTCCTGCCTATCAAGTATTTCTTTCAATCTGGTTAGGCCTTCGTTCCAATATTCCCACGTATCCCAGAAATGTCCCATACCGGTTGTCAACCTTAATTCTCTCTGAAAGTTTCCAACCTTTGGAACGGGCAGCTCATACTTTACTTTCTCTTTTAACCCATCGTTCTTATTTTCAGCTTCTATTTCACAAAAGTTACCTACAACAGTCCAGTTGCAATCGGAATTGTAGATTAAAAAACCATTCTGCAAAAGGCAGCTTACATTTTCCTGTAAAAGCTTCGGCAAACCTCTGGTTTCACTGTATAACCATTTAAGAAAAGATTTCGGAGCATATCCCCAACCCAATATACTTTTAATCCACTGCTGCACTCCTTTAGGCGATAACTCACTTATGTAGACAGTATCGTACAACTCAACATCAATATAATCCAGGCCAAATACATTCTCCGGTTCAATTGAATAAACCACTCCAATATTAACTGGCATTTCACTTTCTAGTACCTTCCGCAGAAAACTTAAGGCTGTATTATCTATACTCAATGCATTATCAATCAATAGAATAAAACCCATTTTTTTACTTTCCAAGAGCCTGTTAACAATATCCTTCTCAAAATTGAGGATATCAACCTTTTCAGTATCTATAACCCAAAATTCACTTTCCGTATCCACTGTATTTACTTTTTCTTCCGAATTAATAAACCCCAAATCAAAAGCAGATTCAACATATCTTTGGGCTATTTCATTCAAAAAACGCGTTCTACCTGAACCACGATTACCTACAACCCTAAGTATACCACGCTTTTCCACAGTCAGCATATCAACAAAGTTTTGAACCTTTGAAAGGGCATCTTCTCTTTCAATTAAGCATGCAAAATCACATTCTACAGGTTTATTTATATTCTGATCTATACAGAATTTACTCATTTAAAGAACTTTCTCCTTTGTTGTCTTTACTTTTTATTAACAGGGAAATCTGGTATCATACCTAGCAAACGCATCCTAAGATATGCAAGGTCAATAGAATTTACCGAACCATCTTCGTTTAAATCCCCTGCCTTTTCCGGAACATTAAACTCAGTAATAAATCCAAGAAGATATTTTCTCAGCAAGCCAAGATCTATTGAATTAATATTGGTATCCCCATTTAAATCACCATATAGAACCGGTGCTGTAGTCGTTGGCGTTGGTACAACAAAGGGAACCGGTTCTTCTCCAAACATTTTTACGTTATCAACATACAACGGAACTTTTGTAGTTGTAGTATATTCTTTTTCCAGTCCTTTTCTGCTGTAATCATTTGTGGGATCCCAATGGCTCTTGAAATTTTTATCCTGTGCTGCAACAAGCGCAAATTGTAATTCGCGGGCAGCATATATTTGTTTTCCTTCCCAATCGAATTCAACATAATATGTACCACTTTCGTCATACTTAATAGGCCCTGAATATTTTGCATTTCCATCGAAACTCTTTCCGTTTTCATCATAGTATATTTCCATTTGAAGGTCATCAATGGACTGTCCTGCGCTTAGCAGCTCGCTTATACTAAAGTAATAGCGCGCCTTCATATGGGTCTCATAATGAGGCGGATACGCGGACTCGTTATGAATTCGAAGGGTAACCTGTGTTCTTTCGGTATTTTCCTGTTCGACTTTAGCTTCCACAAAAAATTCCTGTGGCCTGGTTTCTTTTGGCGGGAAATTTGGTACTGGCTTCTGCCCTTCACCATAGTAGGTATAAAAACCAGCACAAGCCCCTACAAAAGCTGCATTATAGTCTACAGCTACTTCATTATAAATATAATCAGATGTTACATCCTTATGAAAATCATCCGCATCAGGTCCACCAACAAGAGCACCCCATAATGTATGTACCTGATCTACAGGATTATCCATACTAAGTGTTTTAGACCCATGCGATGCACGGTGGTGCGGGTGTGAAGCACCGTCGGGCGCATAGCCTACTATATATGCTCTTTTCATTGGATTGTTTCCCATTATATATTCCATTTGGCCCTTTGCCCAATCAGAAAAATCAGTACGTCCTGTATACTTTCTGTATACAAGCGCACAAAGCTGGGCAGCAGTATTGTATCTTGCCGATCCATATGAATTTAGCATGCTGAATCCTGCCGGAGTCGTTGCAAGGAAATTGGTGTCCTTGGTTTCTTCGTGTGCAATTCCAGACCAGTATTCCAGATTCCACCTAAAAATATACCAGTCTCTTTCTGTATTTGTTATCGGTGCAAGTTTTGCAAACACTCCACCCCATACCGTATCCCAGCAGTGAGTCCAAATATTTTGCCAACCGTTACCGGTGTCAACAATGATTCTTTGCATATATCCAGTATATGTACCACTTGCATCGGTAGCTATAATATGATCTATGTATTCTTGTTTTCCAGTTGCTATATTGAGCCAGACTGCAACCCATGACATTTCATCGTAGTCATAGGAAGGTGTATAAAATCCGCCTGAATATCCAAGTCCTCTATATTTTCTGGCAAAATCATAGAGAGCTATAGCTGTATCAAGACACTCCTTAGCATATTCCGGGTCCTCATCTTTAAAATTCAGATAATTAACTGCAAGTGAAGCTGCTGCACCAGCACATTGGTCACTTGCAGGCTTTTCAGCTGTAGCAAAATATGCAGGTCTTTCAAAGTCCTTAAGCATTCTCAAATTTTGAAGTTCAGGTGGATTCCAGTAGTCATGGTCTACATCTCCTTCTCCCACCTGATAGCAGAAAGCAACAACATTGCCATCTTCGTCCCTGAATGTAGATCTAAGAAAATAATCATTAAACCATCTTAGAATATCTCTGACATGTGCTTCCTCTCCAACTTCTACATATGCATCTTTAAACTCATTGAACCCCCATCCAAGTGTAGATGCTGCATAAGTCTGCGGAAGACCAAACTTAACATGATCCCCTGCATCATGCATACCCCCGCGCAAATCAACAGTGCCGTTCCCATCCGGATCAAGTATAGCCTTGTTTTCGTCAATGAAGCTTTGAGACAGATTAGTTCCTCTAAAGCTTTCGGTCATAGGAATCAAAGGTATTTCCTTATCATCCACATGGCAATCACCGCGCCATTCAAGACGTCCATCTGTTACGCCCGGTCCACATTTATTTGCATCATAGAAATAAAGGGAAAGTTGAAGTGCTTTGGCAAAATTGTACTCAGGTTCGGCATTAACTATAACCGGACTACTAAAAACTGTACTTATCAAAAAAACACTGCTAAGAAGCGCACTCAAGCTCCTCTTAAAAAATACTTTGTACGACATAAAATTCGCTCCCCTTGATATTATTTATTTAAAATTTTGTTTATATCAAATATATTAAGTAATATAAAAAACAGTAAAGCTCATATAATAGTAATTCGTAAGTAAGTTGATTTTTAGTATAGAATTTTTCAATAGTGCAGGATAAAATATTCGCTGTAAAAGTGCGTAGATTGAAGAATATGAGCTTGTTTTACTATTATATACGTTATTATTTTTTATAATATATAGTATAAGACAAATAAAAATGTAATACAATATGTCCCATTTCAAAAAAATATTTGCAAAATTATCCCAACACTAATAATACTTCACTTTCATATCTTATTTTAACTCTTATAAAATGCGTCCTATTGAGAAGAATAATGTTGGAGGTGGTTTTATAATGAACAAAAAGTTCTTACAAACTGCAGCAATTGCAATGGGTCTAACAATCTTTACATTACCACTTGCTGCCTGTAATACGAGACCAAATTACTATATGAGTCCCGGGAAAACAGGAATTATACAAAAACAGAATGTAACTCAATATGGTACAAGAATTGGAAACAATCTTGTTAACAACACAGGCAGAACTAATGTTGTTTCGCCTTTACCTAATGCTGTTATTTCACCTATACCTGGGGGTGCTGTTGTTGCACCTATACCTGGGGTTGCTGTTGTTTCACCCGTACCCGGTGCTCCTGTAAATACCTCATATAATATGACAGAAAGAGCCATGAGTATCAAAAGCCAGGTAAAAAATGTACCTCAGGTTAAAGATGCAAACGTTATAGTAGTTGGAGATACTGCACTTGTCGCATGCAGCCCAAGTAATGCAGCAGCCAATACTGATGCTTTAAAGAAAGCTGTTACACAGAGAGTTAAAAGCTTTGACCCTACTATAACAAAGGTTGTTGTATCAGAATCCCCAGACATGATGACAAATGTAAATCAAATGTATAACAACCTTACTACTAAATCAATAAACCAGATAACTCAGGATTTCAACAACTTAATTAAACAGATTACACCATCAGCATCATAAGCAAATAAGAATATAATATCTGAGTTGGGGACGGCATTTTTGCCGTCCTTTACTTTATTGATTTTGAAACATCTCTATAAAAATTGAGCAAGCAGCCAGCTGTCGTTTTCTGAGCAAGTGGTAGAGTAAATTTAGCTATTGTATAATACCTTTTTTTATTTTCCTTTATGTCTTTCAATCTGCTGTAAATTTTTATAGCATTTCTGGCGTTACATTTTATAAACTCTTCAATGCCCGCCATATAGTAGCCTCCATGATCTACAGCAAAATTAGGTGTACTTAAATAAGTACGCTTTATGTAGTTTTCATATTGTCTATGTTTATCTAAAAGTCTTATATTGGCATGATGTGGTACTGTCATATCCTGAACCAGGTGAACCGCAGCACCCAAATAAAACATTGATTTATTGGTATTTTGAAGAAACCAATACTCCTTTGCCTTTTGATAATACTCAACAGACAGACTCATTGCATTGCTATTTCCAAATAGGCCCTTATCACTTGTTGGACTATAAAAATGATTTGAGCTTTTAAGGTCCTGATCAGCCCATACAACCCCGTCATTTAAGTCAACAATATAATCGCTGAAAAAGCAATGAGCATCCAGGTATTTATCCTTCTCCAGTATTTTCAATGCCTGAAAGTTGATAAATTTATGTATTTCACATTCAGTCTTAATAACCTTCTTTTTAAAAGGATTAATTACCAGTAAGACGTACTTGAATGCTTTTCCGTATGTTTTTTCAAGTCTGCCCGCCATATTTTCCGCTCCTAAATTAATTTTTTCCTTAAGTTATGTTTATCAATTTTAGATTTTTTATTTATCTGTATTTCGTCCAAAAAAAACCAGTTTCATGTAAACTCACGAAACCGGTTTTAACCATAAACTAACTCAATTGGTTTTTACTAAGGTGTAGAACTAGGATATGGACTTTCAATTTGATCTGATTGAAAAACCTTTTCCAGAATATCTTTAACAAAAGATACTATATAGCCTCTAAACAATATCGCAAGACCCACAAGAACGGCAATAATTATTACTATCTCTACAGTGCTCATCCCATCTTCTTCTTTTAGAAAATTTTTAAATAAACTCAACATACCATTCACCTCCTCTCACTTTACCTTTTATATATATATAACAACCCCTAACTGTTCTTCATAACCTAATTCTAATTAGGATCTCTAAATCCCCTGCATGGCAAATATAGCAGGAACTGTTACAATAATTAATATCGCAACAAACATTATCATCATCGGAAACAACATTTTTGTTGAGGCCTCTTCACCCAACCTAGTTGCTGCCCGCTTACGCATTTCCCAACACTCTGAAGCCTGAAGCCTCAAAATTGATACCAGTTCCGTATTTCCCTTTTTAATATTTTGCAAAACCACAGAGACAAATTTAGTTATTTCCGGTATCCTGCATCTTTTTGCGAAATCCTCATAAGCAGACATCTCCGATTTCCCAGCGCGTATATCAGCAACTGCAATACTTAATTCCTCATATAAAACACTGTTTTTCTTGTTGTCAGTCACTATTTTCTCCCATGCTCTCTGTACAGTCATTCCGGCATTGATCAAAAGCGTAAGCTTGTTCAAAAAGTCAGGAAAATCAAGTTGCATAGACGTACGACGTTTTTTTACCTTTTCATTTAATTCATTGTCCGTAAGAAAGGCTATAGCAATTAGTACAATCAAAGAAAAGAACCCATAACCTACATCCGGCTTGCTGCTTAGCCCAAATAAACTAAGAAGGAATGCTGCCAGCAGCACAAATGCAATCTTATTTGCCCAATGAATCTGCAGATAAAAGTGCGAATATTTTGCACCATATATTTCGATAATCTTTGACATCAGTTTTCTATCATACTTTGTACTATAACCATACTTGACCGCATCAATTATAAACAAGCCCGCAGGAATCAAGCCCTTTAACTTGTATTCATTACTGTCAAGCGGCTCGGTATATTCTTTATATTTTTTTGATGAGAGTATAACAAGAATGAGAATGAAGCCTGTCACTACCAGGAAAATTGCAAGCATAATAGAATTGATCTGCATAGTTTCTACTCCTTAAACCTTTATATTCATTATTTTTTTGGAGATAAAATATGCAATAATAATTAATGCCAATGATAAAGTCATTACCAATCTGCCTCTTAAGTCGTGAAAAACTGGATACATATAATCTCCTGTGCTTAAAGACAGGAACAATATAAGCATTACAGGCATTAGAGCCAATATCTTCTGTTCAAATTTCCTTGATGCCAAAAGTGTATCTATTTCTTCCTTTACCTCTATTTTATCGCTTATAATATTTGATGAGTTTTTTATAATATCAACAATATTTCCTCCGGTTCTTTTGCTTGTTTGAAGTACATCAACAAAATTCTCTATATCTTCCAGGTGGGACCTTGCTGCGAAATCTTCCAATGCTGACTCTATTGTTTCATTCATCTCAATTTTTCGCACAATATATTCAACCTCTTTTATGATAAACGAATTGCTATCCGGGTAGATTATGGAAAGATCTTTTAGGACTTCTTTAAATGAGGATTCAATAGATTTGCCGGCCGAAAGGGATGAAGACAGGGAATAAAGCATATCTCTAAACTGCAAGTTCAGTTCATTCTTTCTTTTTTCAATTATCTCCTTATTTCTTATCTTTGGGTACAACAAAGCAACAAATGATACTACCAGCGAAATTATACAGTTTTGATAAAATATATATGCTATTAAATAAACTGCAACTGCTGCTAATAATGTATATCCAACACGTTCTTTCAGGCTCATAACATATGTGTCATAGTCAGGCAGGTTATTGCTTTTTTCCATAGCAACCTCTTGGATTTCCTTTTTTCCAATCATCCGGCAATTCCTTCCTTCATACTTTATCTAATATTCCTGCCATTTTGAACTTCAGTGTATTAACCATTTCATTATCAGTTCTTTTTAAAGTACCTATAACTCTCCCGTCTTTGGTCTCACCTTCTTCAATAAATTCAAATAAAGTATTCAATTGGATATTTCCATCTCTGTACGCTACAACCTCAGATATCTCCAATACTCTTCTTGATTTATCTCTGATTCTTCCCAAGTGAATTATTATATCAATGGCAGACGCAATTTGCTGTCTAATAGCTTCTAACGGCATGATCGCACCACTTAGCACCATAGTCTCAAGCCTTGAAAGCATATCCCTGCTTGAGTTTGCATGCCCCGTTGATAGTGAACCGTCATGCCCAGTATTCATAGCTTGAAGCATATCAAGCGCCTCAGCACCTCTAACTTCACCTACAATTATCCTTTCAGGACGCATACGTAAGGATGCCTTGATAAGGTCCCTGATTGTAATCTCGCCTTTGCCTTCAGTGTTAGCATTTCTAGTCTCCATTCTGACTATATTATCAATGCCAACAATTTGAAGTTCTGCTGAGTCTTCTATTGTAATAATCCTTTCATCTTTAGGAATAAAATTGGATAGGGCGTTCAAGAAGGTTGTTTTTCCAGAGCCAGTACCACCACAGATAAATATATTATATTTGGCTCGCACCATTCGTTCTAAAACTTGTGCAGTTTCATTCGTGAGCGAGCCAAAACTAATAAGTCTGTCAATCGTCATTGGTTTATCTGAAAATTTTCTAATTGTCATGATAGGGCCGTTAAGTGCAACTGGTCCTAAAACTACATTTACACGAGAACCGTTCTTTAATCTTGCATCTACTATAGGTGAGGATTCGTTAACGCTTCTATTCACCTTAGAAACTATTGATTGGATAACATCTTCTAGCTTTTCGCTGCTTTCAAACCTTACATCAAGCTTTTGTGTCCTCCCATCCTTCTCAATAAATATATTATCCGCACCATTGATCATAATTTCTGTTACCGATTCATCATCAATAATGGGCTGTAGGACATCGAGGCGCCTCATGGAGTTAAAAACCGCTTCACTAATTTCTCTCTTTTCAGAAACTGTCAGATAAAATTGTTTGGATTTTTCAAAAACGATAGAGGTGATTAATTCCTTAATCTCCTCATCGGAAATATCTTTTCCAAGGTCCACACTTTCACTGACAGTTTTCTTTACTTCGGATATAAGGCTTGTCTTATCGATTATACCCATTAACATATCCTCCTTGCACTTTTTAACACAACTATTTCAAAAAGGCTACGCAAAAATCCGAAGTAAAATTTCAATTATTCCTTGTATCTTTCAATAAGCTCTTCTATGCTTTCAGTAAAATGACCCTGCAGGTCCATAAGACGGTTGTTGCCTTTTATAGCCATCATGCCTGGTACAACCGGAATATAGTAGTCAATTGAATTG is part of the Acetivibrio cellulolyticus CD2 genome and encodes:
- a CDS encoding type II secretion system F family protein — protein: MIGKKEIQEVAMEKSNNLPDYDTYVMSLKERVGYTLLAAVAVYLIAYIFYQNCIISLVVSFVALLYPKIRNKEIIEKRKNELNLQFRDMLYSLSSSLSAGKSIESSFKEVLKDLSIIYPDSNSFIIKEVEYIVRKIEMNETIESALEDFAARSHLEDIENFVDVLQTSKRTGGNIVDIIKNSSNIISDKIEVKEEIDTLLASRKFEQKILALMPVMLILFLSLSTGDYMYPVFHDLRGRLVMTLSLALIIIAYFISKKIMNIKV
- a CDS encoding CpaF family protein, translated to MGIIDKTSLISEVKKTVSESVDLGKDISDEEIKELITSIVFEKSKQFYLTVSEKREISEAVFNSMRRLDVLQPIIDDESVTEIMINGADNIFIEKDGRTQKLDVRFESSEKLEDVIQSIVSKVNRSVNESSPIVDARLKNGSRVNVVLGPVALNGPIMTIRKFSDKPMTIDRLISFGSLTNETAQVLERMVRAKYNIFICGGTGSGKTTFLNALSNFIPKDERIITIEDSAELQIVGIDNIVRMETRNANTEGKGEITIRDLIKASLRMRPERIIVGEVRGAEALDMLQAMNTGHDGSLSTGHANSSRDMLSRLETMVLSGAIMPLEAIRQQIASAIDIIIHLGRIRDKSRRVLEISEVVAYRDGNIQLNTLFEFIEEGETKDGRVIGTLKRTDNEMVNTLKFKMAGILDKV